The following coding sequences are from one Kushneria phosphatilytica window:
- the lon gene encoding endopeptidase La — protein sequence MNDTDSSTGTTSGSEHRLPDDVLIIVPMRNVVLFPELVLPISVGRPGSVAAVQEAVKSGRSLGLVLQREADVTDPGPDDLYSVGTMASILRYIVGEDGHSLICHGQSRFRILNYIDGYPFLLARVEHISPREIHDPEIEARLLTLRSQALEALQLLPQTPEELIRAVRAIDRPALLADTIAGYLDLTPDEKQEILELTDLRARMERVQQRLDYRVEVLRLSQKISQRTQESMSERQREAVLREQLRSIQQELGEGSEHDEELRALETRIDEADMPEEAESQARRELARLARMPEGAAEYTMARTYLDWLLELPWSSLDEEHIDITAARGILDADHYGLERIKKRILEHLAIHKLNPEGRSPILCFVGPPGVGKTSLGQSIARAMGRKFIRASLGGVHDEAEIRGHRRTYIGALPGNILQGLRKAGTRNPVFMLDEMDKLGAGIQGDPASAMLEVLDPEQNATFRDTYLGVPFDLSRVMFIATANVLDQIPGPLRDRMEVIELPGYTAEEKVEIARRYLIARQRQACGLDETRLTLTDAALYQLVTAYTREAGVRNLERLIGAVARHAAVRIAEGEMAALAVDTGDLATILGAPRFDNELAMRTSVPGVATGLAWTPVGGDILFIEASRAEGSGRLILTGQLGDVMKESAQTALSLIRARATELGLDARQLGQSDIHVHVPAGAIPKDGPSAGIAIHTALMSLLTGRCVHADLAMTGEITLRGLVLPVGGIKEKVLAAQRAGIHTVLLPARNRRDWEDIPEQAREQLTFHWVEHIEEVTRLALEEPDTADA from the coding sequence ATGAATGACACCGACTCATCCACCGGAACCACAAGCGGCAGCGAACATCGGCTGCCCGATGATGTACTGATCATTGTGCCGATGCGTAATGTGGTGCTGTTTCCGGAGCTTGTTCTTCCCATCTCGGTAGGCCGCCCCGGCTCGGTCGCGGCCGTGCAGGAAGCCGTAAAGAGTGGACGCTCGCTGGGGCTGGTGTTGCAGCGCGAGGCCGACGTCACCGATCCCGGTCCGGATGATCTGTATTCGGTGGGCACCATGGCCTCGATCCTGCGTTACATCGTCGGTGAAGATGGCCACAGCCTGATCTGCCATGGGCAGTCGCGTTTTCGCATTCTCAACTATATCGATGGCTACCCCTTCCTGCTCGCCCGGGTGGAGCACATCTCTCCCCGTGAGATACACGACCCCGAGATCGAAGCCCGACTGCTCACCCTGCGCTCGCAAGCGCTGGAAGCCCTGCAATTGCTCCCCCAGACGCCTGAAGAACTGATCCGGGCGGTACGCGCCATTGACCGCCCGGCGCTGCTGGCGGATACCATTGCCGGCTATCTCGATCTCACACCGGATGAAAAGCAGGAGATTCTCGAACTGACCGATCTACGCGCTCGCATGGAGCGCGTTCAGCAGCGTCTCGACTATCGGGTGGAAGTGCTTCGGCTGTCACAGAAGATCAGTCAGCGTACCCAGGAGAGCATGTCGGAACGACAGCGCGAAGCCGTGCTGCGTGAACAGCTGCGCTCCATCCAGCAGGAGCTGGGAGAAGGCAGTGAGCACGACGAGGAACTGCGAGCGCTGGAGACGCGCATCGACGAGGCAGACATGCCCGAGGAGGCCGAGAGTCAGGCACGTCGTGAACTCGCCCGGCTGGCTCGCATGCCCGAGGGGGCAGCCGAGTACACCATGGCGCGCACCTATCTCGACTGGCTGCTGGAGCTGCCCTGGTCCTCCCTCGACGAGGAACATATTGATATCACCGCCGCCCGAGGCATCCTCGATGCCGATCACTATGGGCTTGAGCGCATCAAAAAGCGCATTCTCGAGCATCTCGCCATACACAAGCTCAACCCCGAAGGACGCAGCCCCATTCTCTGCTTTGTGGGGCCACCCGGGGTAGGCAAGACCTCACTGGGCCAGAGCATCGCCCGGGCCATGGGGCGGAAATTCATTCGCGCCAGCCTCGGGGGTGTCCATGATGAAGCCGAAATACGCGGGCACCGGCGCACCTATATCGGCGCGCTCCCCGGCAACATCCTCCAGGGGCTGCGCAAGGCCGGCACCCGCAATCCGGTATTCATGCTTGATGAGATGGACAAGCTCGGCGCCGGCATCCAGGGCGACCCCGCCAGTGCCATGCTCGAGGTGCTCGACCCCGAACAGAACGCCACCTTCCGCGACACCTATCTGGGCGTGCCATTCGATCTCAGCCGGGTGATGTTCATCGCCACCGCCAACGTGCTCGACCAGATCCCCGGGCCGCTGCGTGATCGCATGGAGGTCATCGAGCTGCCCGGCTACACCGCGGAAGAGAAGGTGGAAATCGCCCGGCGTTATCTGATCGCCCGTCAGCGCCAGGCGTGTGGACTCGACGAGACCCGGCTCACCCTGACCGATGCTGCCCTGTATCAGCTGGTGACCGCCTATACCCGCGAAGCGGGTGTACGCAATCTTGAACGGCTGATCGGCGCCGTGGCGCGGCATGCCGCAGTGCGCATTGCCGAAGGCGAGATGGCGGCCCTGGCCGTGGATACCGGCGATCTGGCCACGATTCTCGGGGCGCCACGCTTCGATAACGAACTGGCAATGCGCACCAGTGTGCCGGGTGTGGCCACCGGCCTGGCCTGGACCCCGGTCGGCGGCGATATCCTGTTCATCGAAGCCAGTCGCGCCGAAGGCAGTGGTCGCCTGATCCTCACCGGCCAGCTGGGCGACGTCATGAAGGAGAGCGCTCAAACGGCGCTGAGTCTGATCCGCGCCCGCGCAACCGAACTGGGACTGGATGCCAGGCAGCTGGGTCAATCGGATATTCATGTGCATGTGCCGGCCGGCGCCATACCCAAGGATGGCCCCAGCGCCGGGATTGCCATTCATACAGCACTGATGTCGCTGTTGACCGGGCGCTGCGTGCATGCCGATCTGGCCATGACCGGAGAAATCACGCTGCGGGGTCTGGTACTGCCGGTCGGCGGCATCAAGGAGAAGGTTCTGGCGGCACAGCGCGCCGGGATACACACGGTGCTACTGCCTGCGCGCAATCGGCGCGACTGGGAGGACATTCCCGAGCAGGCACGCGAACAGCTGACCTTCCACTGGGTCGAGCATATCGAGGAAGTCACCCGCCTGGCACTGGAAGAACCCGACACGGCCGACGCCTGA
- a CDS encoding Hsp20/alpha crystallin family protein, giving the protein MPSRDLSRLMWAEACELLDRAERLHRQFYRPSRAASLPNWEPPVDLYHYPGGLWLIVALPGADGDSIEVYTEAEALLVRAERPLPTAAAGASMQRLEIPFGHFERRVPLPPGQYRMARREWRDGCLYLDLRSS; this is encoded by the coding sequence ATGCCTTCACGGGACCTGAGTCGTCTGATGTGGGCGGAAGCCTGCGAGCTGCTGGATCGTGCCGAACGGCTGCATCGCCAGTTTTACCGCCCCAGCCGTGCTGCGTCGCTGCCGAACTGGGAGCCACCGGTGGATCTCTACCATTACCCCGGTGGGCTCTGGTTGATCGTCGCCCTGCCCGGGGCCGATGGCGACAGTATCGAGGTCTATACCGAAGCGGAAGCACTGCTGGTGCGGGCCGAACGACCGCTACCCACGGCGGCGGCCGGTGCTTCCATGCAGCGGTTGGAGATCCCGTTCGGTCATTTCGAGCGCCGGGTCCCCCTGCCGCCCGGTCAATACCGAATGGCAAGACGCGAATGGCGTGATGGCTGTCTGTATCTTGACCTGCGTTCAAGCTGA
- a CDS encoding amino acid ABC transporter ATP-binding protein: MIALSGITKRFGDHTVLDHIDLELERGEIIVVIGPSGTGKSTLLRCINFLETPDEGQLTVGDLNLDVTRATKQDILALRRRTAFVFQNYALFANKTALENIAESMIVVQGMAKAEAHHRAREILERIGLADRADAYPAALSGGQQQRIGIGRAMATGAEVILFDEPTSALDPEWVEEVLGLMKQLATERQTMIVVSHEMQFAREVADRVVFMDGGRIVEQAPPDRLFTQPDDERTRAFLRKILASAPQPDV, from the coding sequence ATGATTGCACTTTCCGGTATCACCAAGCGTTTCGGTGATCACACCGTACTGGATCACATCGATCTTGAACTCGAGCGTGGCGAAATCATTGTCGTGATCGGGCCTTCCGGCACCGGTAAATCGACGTTGTTGCGCTGTATCAACTTTCTGGAAACGCCGGATGAAGGGCAACTGACGGTCGGTGACCTGAATCTCGATGTCACGCGTGCCACGAAGCAGGACATCCTCGCGCTGCGCCGGCGGACCGCCTTCGTCTTTCAGAACTACGCCCTGTTTGCCAACAAGACGGCGCTGGAAAACATCGCCGAATCGATGATCGTGGTACAGGGCATGGCCAAGGCCGAGGCGCACCATCGCGCCCGCGAAATTCTCGAGCGCATTGGCCTGGCCGATCGGGCAGACGCCTACCCGGCGGCCCTCTCCGGTGGCCAGCAGCAACGCATCGGCATCGGTCGGGCCATGGCAACCGGTGCCGAAGTAATTCTGTTCGACGAGCCGACCTCGGCGCTTGATCCCGAATGGGTCGAGGAAGTGCTGGGGCTGATGAAACAGCTCGCAACCGAGCGCCAGACCATGATCGTGGTCAGCCACGAAATGCAGTTTGCCCGCGAAGTCGCCGATCGGGTGGTGTTCATGGATGGCGGACGCATTGTCGAACAGGCCCCGCCCGACCGGCTGTTCACCCAACCCGACGACGAACGTACCCGCGCCTTTTTGCGCAAGATTCTCGCCAGCGCGCCCCAGCCTGACGTCTGA
- a CDS encoding amino acid ABC transporter permease, whose amino-acid sequence MHALDFDYMAGLVPILLGYLPLTLEMAAAAMVCALILSSLLAVIRVSRIPVLNGAAMLFISFFRGTPLLVQLFLFYYGLPQIFSFLVSINGITATIMGLTLHFSAYMAESIRAAIIGIDRSQTEAALSIGMTRAQLMRRIILPQATRVATPTLMNYFIDMIKSTSLAFTLGVTELMGATQKEAAGSFLYFEAFLVVAVIYWVVVEALSWLQKWMEQRLNRAYQR is encoded by the coding sequence ATGCACGCACTTGATTTCGATTACATGGCAGGTCTGGTGCCCATCCTGCTGGGCTACCTGCCACTGACGCTGGAAATGGCAGCCGCCGCCATGGTGTGTGCGCTGATTCTTTCCAGTCTGCTGGCCGTGATTCGCGTCTCGCGGATTCCCGTCCTCAATGGCGCGGCCATGCTGTTCATCTCGTTCTTTCGTGGCACGCCGCTGCTGGTGCAGCTGTTTCTGTTCTATTACGGTCTGCCACAGATCTTCTCCTTTCTGGTCTCGATCAATGGCATTACCGCCACCATCATGGGCCTGACCCTGCACTTCTCGGCCTACATGGCGGAATCGATCCGCGCCGCCATCATCGGCATCGACCGCAGCCAGACCGAAGCGGCGCTGTCGATCGGCATGACCCGCGCCCAGCTGATGCGCCGGATTATCCTCCCCCAGGCCACCCGGGTCGCCACGCCAACGCTGATGAATTACTTCATCGACATGATCAAATCGACCTCGCTGGCCTTCACGCTCGGGGTCACCGAACTGATGGGCGCTACTCAGAAGGAAGCAGCGGGCAGTTTTCTCTACTTCGAAGCCTTTCTGGTGGTGGCCGTCATCTACTGGGTGGTCGTGGAGGCGCTCTCCTGGCTGCAGAAATGGATGGAGCAACGACTCAACCGGGCGTATCAGCGATGA
- a CDS encoding amino acid ABC transporter substrate-binding protein, which translates to MSLTSTLTRTLAITALGLGTLFTGALAQADTLKVGMSGKYYPFTFVDHNQLKGFEVDVMKAIGEQTGDDIKFVTASFSGLAGMLDSGRIDTIANQITITPERKAKYAFTQPYVYDGAQVVVRKGNDEIHGVKDLKGKTVAVNLGSNYEQLLNELPYADQINIKTYDSNIEQDVALGRADAFVMDRVSATQVIKDKPLPLQLAGQPFSKIENALPFRDDEQGRALRDRVNQALTTLRENGTLSRISEKWFGSDITSAPEESEQPATASQS; encoded by the coding sequence ATGTCACTGACCTCTACCCTGACCCGCACCCTGGCCATTACCGCCCTGGGGCTCGGTACGCTGTTCACGGGCGCCCTGGCCCAGGCTGACACGCTGAAGGTCGGCATGTCGGGCAAGTATTACCCCTTCACCTTTGTCGATCACAACCAGCTCAAGGGCTTCGAAGTCGATGTCATGAAGGCCATCGGTGAACAGACCGGCGATGACATCAAATTCGTGACCGCCAGCTTTTCTGGTCTGGCCGGCATGCTCGATTCCGGTCGTATCGATACCATCGCCAATCAGATCACCATCACACCGGAGCGCAAGGCCAAATACGCCTTCACTCAACCCTACGTCTACGATGGTGCTCAGGTGGTGGTGCGCAAGGGCAACGATGAGATTCATGGCGTCAAGGATCTCAAGGGCAAGACGGTGGCCGTCAACCTGGGGTCCAATTACGAGCAGTTGCTCAACGAACTGCCGTATGCCGATCAGATCAACATCAAGACCTATGATTCCAATATCGAGCAGGATGTGGCGCTGGGACGCGCCGATGCCTTCGTGATGGACCGGGTCAGCGCCACGCAGGTAATCAAGGACAAGCCCCTGCCACTGCAGCTTGCCGGCCAGCCGTTCTCGAAGATCGAAAACGCCCTGCCCTTCCGCGATGACGAACAGGGCCGTGCGCTGCGCGATCGCGTCAATCAGGCCCTGACGACGCTGCGCGAGAACGGCACACTGAGCCGGATCTCCGAAAAATGGTTCGGTAGCGATATCACCAGCGCCCCCGAAGAGAGCGAGCAGCCAGCGACCGCCAGCCAGTCCTGA
- a CDS encoding Lrp/AsnC family transcriptional regulator, producing MDDEQRPVWPELDSHDRRILRALQDNGRLSNADLARRVGLSASACWQHTKRLFDQGVIRGVRALIEPRAVQRETAVLVGVVLDRSTQDSFARFAEAARALPQVLECWLVAGDVDYFMKVRVRDLPAFNRFHSEKIVALPGVRQVRTFFVLDEVKADGALPL from the coding sequence ATGGACGATGAACAACGCCCCGTCTGGCCCGAGCTGGATTCACATGATCGCCGCATCCTGCGGGCCTTGCAGGACAACGGCCGGCTGAGCAACGCCGATCTCGCTCGGCGAGTGGGGTTGAGCGCATCGGCCTGCTGGCAACACACGAAACGCCTGTTCGATCAGGGCGTGATTCGTGGCGTGCGGGCGCTGATCGAGCCACGTGCCGTACAGCGCGAAACCGCCGTACTGGTCGGGGTCGTCCTTGATCGCTCGACGCAGGACAGCTTTGCGCGCTTTGCCGAAGCGGCCCGTGCCCTGCCCCAGGTGCTGGAGTGCTGGCTGGTCGCCGGCGACGTGGATTACTTCATGAAGGTACGGGTACGCGACCTGCCCGCCTTCAACCGTTTCCACAGCGAAAAGATCGTGGCGCTGCCCGGGGTGCGCCAGGTGCGCACCTTCTTCGTGCTTGATGAGGTCAAGGCCGATGGCGCCCTACCGCTGTGA
- a CDS encoding 1-aminocyclopropane-1-carboxylate deaminase produces the protein MTLDLETRFTRTPLGFFPSPVHPLKRLSKALGINLWAKRDDVSSGLAFGGNKVRKLEWLASEAIAQGCDTLVSIGNIQSNHTRQVAAVAAALGMKCRLVQEAWTKWEDPAYEQVGNILLSRLMGATTVLEGEGYSTEIKETWQRALEEVRREGGKPYAIPAGASDHPLGGLGYASFADEVVRQEAEHDIFFDTVITATCTGSTQGGMIAGFHGQQRPRRLIGIDTACNESMTRAAVTKSARQTAELIGLSGEVRDEDVIIDPRFAGPDYGLPDEATLSAIRMGAQMEAMLTDPVYEGKSLAGLIAMARSGEIAPGSNVLYVHLGGAPALNAYHRAFE, from the coding sequence ATGACACTCGATCTCGAAACGCGTTTCACCCGTACGCCGCTGGGCTTCTTCCCTTCTCCCGTGCATCCTCTCAAGCGACTGTCGAAGGCCCTCGGCATCAACCTCTGGGCCAAGCGCGACGATGTCTCTTCCGGGCTGGCTTTCGGGGGCAACAAGGTACGCAAGCTGGAGTGGCTGGCCTCGGAGGCCATCGCGCAGGGCTGCGATACGCTGGTGTCGATTGGCAATATCCAGTCCAATCACACCCGTCAGGTGGCGGCTGTGGCTGCAGCGCTGGGCATGAAGTGTCGGCTGGTGCAGGAGGCGTGGACGAAGTGGGAGGACCCGGCCTACGAACAGGTGGGCAATATTCTGTTGTCACGGTTGATGGGGGCGACCACGGTGCTGGAGGGCGAGGGGTACTCCACCGAGATCAAGGAGACCTGGCAACGCGCGCTGGAGGAGGTTCGGCGTGAGGGCGGCAAGCCTTATGCGATTCCGGCCGGCGCCTCGGACCACCCGCTGGGCGGACTGGGCTACGCCAGTTTCGCTGATGAAGTGGTGCGTCAGGAAGCCGAACACGACATCTTCTTTGATACGGTCATTACCGCGACCTGCACCGGCTCTACCCAGGGCGGCATGATTGCCGGCTTCCACGGCCAGCAGCGGCCGAGGCGCCTGATCGGTATCGATACCGCCTGCAACGAGTCGATGACCCGCGCAGCGGTCACCAAAAGTGCCCGCCAGACGGCGGAACTGATCGGGCTGTCGGGTGAGGTTCGTGACGAGGATGTGATCATCGATCCGCGCTTCGCCGGCCCGGACTACGGCCTGCCGGATGAGGCCACCCTCAGTGCGATCCGCATGGGCGCACAGATGGAGGCGATGCTGACCGACCCCGTCTATGAGGGCAAGTCACTGGCCGGGCTGATCGCCATGGCGCGTTCGGGGGAGATCGCGCCGGGGTCGAACGTACTTTATGTTCACCTGGGCGGGGCACCGGCGCTCAACGCCTATCATCGGGCCTTCGAATAA
- a CDS encoding YchJ family protein — protein MTAPTLTECPCGSGLNYSDCCGRYHQGLATPPDPEALMRSRYSAFALGGLGDYLLATWAADAPGRPPEDAEMLDRRTVDWTGLEILDSSVHGAQGMVEFRAHYLEHGLEHDSDETTTTPSVLHERAQFRRSRGQWLYVDGVIDPPARATVGRNAPCPCGSGKKYKKCCGA, from the coding sequence ATGACCGCCCCGACCCTCACCGAATGCCCCTGCGGCAGTGGACTGAACTACAGCGACTGTTGCGGCCGTTATCATCAGGGCCTGGCGACCCCGCCCGACCCCGAAGCGCTGATGCGCTCGCGCTACAGCGCTTTTGCGCTGGGCGGACTGGGCGACTATTTGCTCGCCACCTGGGCCGCCGACGCTCCCGGTCGACCGCCGGAAGATGCCGAGATGCTGGACCGGCGCACAGTGGACTGGACCGGGCTGGAGATTCTCGACAGCAGCGTACACGGCGCTCAGGGGATGGTGGAGTTTCGCGCCCACTATCTGGAGCACGGCCTTGAGCACGACAGTGACGAGACGACCACCACACCCTCGGTGCTGCACGAGCGCGCCCAGTTTCGCCGCAGCCGCGGCCAGTGGCTCTATGTCGATGGTGTGATCGACCCGCCGGCACGCGCCACGGTGGGGCGCAACGCACCCTGTCCGTGCGGCAGCGGGAAGAAGTACAAGAAGTGCTGCGGCGCCTGA
- a CDS encoding sodium:solute symporter family protein, protein MNASVSLAITLVYLLVALVIGIRARGGRSMARLEEWGVAGRSMSGIVLYLLIGAGSISAYTFMGAPGWAYSKGVPVFYVVIYLSYLAMVAWYFGPKVWALGERFGHVTQADAIRDRYQSPWLGALAALVMSIGTLAYAVLQTIGAAYILNVMSGGAIPRWVGVIVVLSIMAIYLWLSGQRAIGMTNAFQGALMLVIAWLIGLWATHQSTGGWWFGAVFDRLAEQRPEFLTLPGADGRMSFAFWTTSILVSMVSFMPPVWMQWMSARSPDTLRRSATWLPTYYVVILPMVVVGFIGIFALPQLERADTVALTLAMQSMPAALAGLLGAGTLAAAMSSCEPFIHATAVTWARDVVRPALDLSETVTARLARWLLLAIMALIVTPLAIVSPGNLIMILLIGLGFAAQVLPAFIGIFLWPRATPAGVTTGILAGFVVTVLLTVVWRNPLGIHAGFWGLMLNLPLFVMVSLKTRPVAREVTERFFAVMEHVGPGRQRS, encoded by the coding sequence ATGAACGCATCGGTGTCTCTTGCGATCACGCTGGTGTATCTGCTGGTGGCGCTGGTCATCGGCATTCGTGCCCGCGGCGGACGTTCCATGGCACGGCTCGAAGAGTGGGGCGTGGCCGGACGCAGCATGAGCGGAATCGTGCTCTATCTGCTGATCGGTGCCGGCAGTATCAGCGCCTATACCTTCATGGGCGCGCCCGGCTGGGCCTATTCGAAGGGCGTGCCGGTCTTCTATGTGGTGATCTATCTCAGTTATCTGGCGATGGTAGCGTGGTACTTCGGGCCAAAAGTGTGGGCGCTGGGTGAGCGTTTCGGCCATGTGACCCAGGCGGATGCCATCCGGGATCGCTATCAGAGTCCCTGGCTGGGGGCGCTGGCAGCGCTGGTGATGTCGATCGGCACACTCGCTTACGCCGTGCTGCAGACCATCGGTGCGGCCTACATCCTCAACGTGATGAGCGGCGGCGCCATCCCGCGCTGGGTCGGGGTGATCGTGGTGCTGAGCATCATGGCGATCTACCTGTGGCTCAGCGGTCAGCGGGCGATCGGCATGACCAATGCCTTCCAGGGCGCGCTGATGCTGGTGATTGCCTGGCTGATCGGACTCTGGGCGACTCACCAGAGCACGGGCGGCTGGTGGTTCGGCGCGGTATTCGACCGGCTGGCCGAGCAGCGTCCCGAATTTCTGACCCTGCCCGGGGCCGATGGCCGCATGAGCTTTGCCTTCTGGACCACGTCGATTCTGGTATCGATGGTGTCGTTCATGCCGCCGGTGTGGATGCAGTGGATGAGTGCCCGCTCGCCCGATACGCTGCGCCGCAGTGCGACCTGGCTGCCGACCTACTATGTGGTCATTCTGCCGATGGTGGTGGTGGGCTTCATCGGTATCTTTGCCCTGCCGCAGCTTGAGCGCGCCGATACCGTGGCGCTGACACTGGCGATGCAATCGATGCCGGCAGCGCTGGCCGGGTTGCTGGGCGCCGGGACGCTGGCGGCAGCAATGTCTTCATGCGAGCCCTTCATTCATGCCACGGCGGTGACCTGGGCAAGGGATGTGGTGCGTCCGGCGCTTGATCTCTCCGAGACGGTGACCGCCCGGCTGGCGCGCTGGCTGCTGTTGGCAATCATGGCACTGATCGTGACCCCGCTGGCGATCGTTTCGCCGGGCAACCTGATCATGATCCTGCTGATCGGGCTGGGCTTTGCCGCCCAGGTACTGCCAGCCTTCATCGGCATCTTCCTGTGGCCCCGTGCCACCCCGGCCGGGGTCACTACGGGCATTCTGGCCGGCTTCGTGGTCACGGTGCTGTTGACCGTGGTCTGGCGCAATCCACTGGGCATCCATGCCGGTTTCTGGGGGTTGATGCTCAATCTGCCGCTGTTCGTGATGGTCTCGCTGAAGACCCGACCGGTAGCCCGCGAGGTGACCGAGCGCTTCTTTGCCGTGATGGAACATGTCGGCCCCGGCAGGCAGCGATCATGA
- a CDS encoding trimeric intracellular cation channel family protein, with amino-acid sequence MSTLVHWLDIAGVVAFALSGVIVACRSHMDPFGMLVLAAVTGIGGGTLRDLILGHHPVFWVAQPIYLWSILITVMLAMLGFHHIHRLDRRLLPAVDAFGLALFTVLGARQALDAETPVEVAVLMGLLTGIAGGMVRDVLARRVPMVLRREIYATASIAGGCLYVLLRRLDIDDAHAMWPALLVTLILRLAAIRWHWSLPTFAWVTTGGEEGDARWPMHRQRPRVRIIRPQRSRDEASDDD; translated from the coding sequence ATGAGCACTCTGGTGCACTGGCTGGATATTGCCGGCGTGGTGGCCTTCGCGCTGTCCGGCGTGATTGTGGCGTGCCGATCGCATATGGACCCTTTCGGCATGCTGGTGCTGGCCGCGGTGACCGGGATTGGCGGCGGCACACTGCGCGATCTGATTCTGGGACACCATCCGGTGTTCTGGGTGGCCCAGCCGATCTATCTGTGGAGCATCCTGATCACGGTGATGCTGGCCATGCTGGGGTTTCATCATATCCATCGGCTGGATCGCCGGCTGCTGCCGGCGGTGGATGCCTTCGGTCTGGCGCTCTTCACTGTACTGGGCGCTCGTCAGGCTCTGGATGCGGAAACGCCGGTCGAAGTGGCAGTGCTGATGGGGCTGCTGACCGGCATCGCCGGTGGCATGGTGCGTGATGTACTGGCGCGGCGAGTGCCCATGGTGCTGCGTCGCGAAATTTATGCCACGGCCTCCATCGCCGGCGGTTGTCTCTATGTCCTGTTGCGCCGCCTGGATATCGATGATGCGCATGCCATGTGGCCGGCCCTGCTGGTGACCCTGATCCTGCGACTGGCCGCCATTCGCTGGCACTGGTCGCTGCCGACCTTTGCCTGGGTGACCACGGGCGGGGAAGAGGGCGATGCCCGGTGGCCGATGCACCGACAGCGCCCCCGGGTGCGGATCATTCGGCCGCAGCGCTCGCGAGACGAGGCCTCCGATGATGACTGA
- a CDS encoding DUF4186 domain-containing protein, producing MEEIATVLERLRGSTFRRRFHLKPRERDYLETRGRAAVNTHAREFIARRLAPAEPPHDGRQTPWRGHPVFVAQHATATCCRSCLARWHGIEPGRVMSDDEQARVVEVIMAWLTHEAPQASEQGSAPQQGALPF from the coding sequence ATGGAAGAGATTGCTACCGTACTCGAGCGCCTGCGTGGCTCGACGTTTCGTCGGCGCTTTCACCTCAAACCGCGAGAGCGCGACTACCTCGAAACCCGCGGTCGCGCCGCCGTGAATACCCATGCCCGTGAATTCATTGCTCGCCGTCTTGCACCCGCCGAGCCGCCTCATGATGGCCGCCAGACGCCATGGCGAGGTCATCCGGTGTTTGTCGCCCAGCATGCCACGGCGACCTGCTGTCGCAGCTGTCTGGCACGCTGGCACGGCATCGAGCCGGGTAGAGTGATGAGTGACGACGAGCAGGCTCGGGTAGTCGAGGTCATCATGGCCTGGCTCACCCACGAGGCGCCGCAGGCGAGTGAGCAGGGCAGTGCACCGCAGCAGGGCGCACTGCCGTTCTGA